The nucleotide window CCTCTCTTTGGGGCTTCTTTGTCTTCcaggaaaagacagagaaggccACCTGCCTCTATCTTAAATAAATGATGCCCCAAGATTTCTTATCTCCCATCTCTTCCCTTATAAGCCCATTTGTTTTTCTCACAGAAGCCATTTCTCACTCTTCCTTTCCTATATTGTCACATTATTGAATtattgatgctgtgaaagtgctgcactcaaatgccagcaaatttggaaaactcagcagtggccacaggactggaaaaggtcagttttcattccaaccccaaagaaaggcaatgctaaagaatgctcaaactaccgcacaattgcactcatctcacactctagtaaagtaatgctcaaaattcttcaagccaggcttcagcaatatgtgaaccgtgaacttcctgatgttcatatGAATAAACTTCATTTATTCTCCCATTAATCTACCTTTTGTCAATTTAATCCACAGTCCTTTAATTAATAAacctaagaaagtaaaagaaacgGTTTCTTCCTTCGTGACAGAAAGTATTGCATATGTATgaatgtatatgcacacacataaaatGTGATATAATGTTTGGGCATCTATTTCCAAACGCCAATGAAAAGTATCTTTGTGCATatgctaaatttaaaatatcatccTTCTTTTCTCCAAAATTCTCTCACATATTTAATAATGTATCCATATGTAGCATCAACTACTATTGTTAAAAGTTTCTGCTTGAAAATCATAGTCACtgagcaaatatttttctcatgataATTCTTTTCATTGCTTCTTTGGCTTCTGTGTTCCTTATGCCGTATATCAGAAGATTTAGTATTGGCAGCAAAAGGGTATAGAACACAGACAAGATTTTGGCTTTCTCGTCTGGGTAGCTAGAGCTGGTCcccaaataagtaaaaatcaCTGTTCCATAGAAGACACTCACTATCGTTAGGTGGGAGGCACATGTGGAGAAGGCTTTGTATCTGCTTCTCAAAGACCGTGTCTTCAGGACTGTGAGAAGGATTCCCAGATAAGAACTAACCACCATCAGAAAGGTAGCCACTGATGTGGCTCCAGAGAGGATGGTAAATAAAGCCTCACTGTAATGGGTGTCAGAACAGGCAAGTTGGAAAAGCAGTGGGATATCACAGAAATAGTGGTTAATGACATTGTGTCCACAGAAGGACAGACTGAGCAAACCAGACAGGTGGGTGAGTGAGTTGGCACAGCCCAGTagataggaggcagtgaccaggTGGATGCAGAAGGTGGGTGTCATGAGACCTTTATAGTGAAGAGGGCGGCAGATGGCAAGGTACCGATCATAGGCCATGGCAGCCAAGAGGAAGCATTCCGTGGTCAGGAACAAGCTGACAAAGGAGTATTGCAGGAGGCAACCACTGTAGGAGATAACTTTCTGTCCTGCTACGTAGTTCACCAACAGCTTAGGAATGAAGACTGAGGAATAGCAGAAATCCAGGAAAGCCAACTGGCTAAGGAAAAAGTACTTGGGAGAGTGGAGCTGATCACTAACCAGGATGATGGTGATGATCCAGACATTGCCCAGGACAGTAATGAGATAGATTAAGAGAAACACCACAAATAGGACTGTATTCAGTTCCGGGTTATCAGTCAGCCCCAGGAGGATGAATTCAGTTATCCCACTGACATTGCTGTCAGCCATTTATGTGACTCCTCTAAGACGGATCTGCAGAGggtaagagaagaaagaaaataagcaaaggaaCAACTTGAATATATGAATTCCGTCTGCTAGTAGCTTTAGAAAACTGCATggttttagttaataataataagctgaaagtgaaagtgaagtgctaGGCAGTCAGTCTTGTTCAGCTCTTTGTGGACCCATGAACTgtaaacctgccaggctcctctgttcagggagTTCTGCAAGCAGGAACACTGGACTGTGTTGACActgctttctccagaggatcctcctgacccagggatgggacctgggtctcctgcattgtaggcagattatttactgcctgagcaaccagggaagcctcaataataataatagtaatgtataactgcagatgttgactgcagccatgaaattaaaagacgcttactccttggaaggaaagttatgaccaacctagatagcatattcaaaagcagaggcgttactttgccaacaaaggtccatctagtcaaggctatggtttttcctgtggtcatgtatggatgtgagagttggactgtgaagaaggctgagtgctgaagaattgatgcttttgaactgtggtgttggagaagacttttgagagtcccttggactgcaaggagagccaaccagtccattctaaagatcagccccgggatttctttggaaggaataatgctaaagctgaaactccagtactttggccacctatgtgaagagttgactcattggaaaagactctgatgctgggagggattgggggcaggaggagaaggggacaacagaggatgagatggctggatagcatcactgactcgatggacatgagtctgagtgaactccaggagttggtgatcgacagggaggcctggcatgctgcgattcatggagtccaaagagtcggacacgactgagcaactgatctgatctgatctgaatgtataATAATCTAATTCTTTTTAGTATGAAAAGTTTACCagatataaaactttatttggtACAAAGTGTCACCAGTGCATGTAACCTGGCATTATCCACCATACAAGAACCACTAGAGAAATTAAATTCCTCATGAAGAGccctatatttaaaaaagaaaattcaggagaTAGATCCTGGATAACAGTATAGTCCAAATTCCAGACATAGACAAGAATCTCATATTTAAAGAAAGTACATTTGTTaacaaagagcaaaaaaaaaaaaaaaaaaatcagtatttaacAGATAAATTATTGGGACATCTAGCAAAATTATTCTCTATAACAACTTTTCCACTTAGACAAAAAACATATGTTgagcaataaaaataacaaatgaatagaatatatatgcatatatatatgcatgtatataatatcacctaataaaattaatgattatccataaaaatggaaaatgataatTATGGGCATCTAGAATATAGAaagtaacaaattttaaaactgtcTATCCTAACATACCTTAATTGTTAAAACTCACTCACTGCAGGAAGTCATTCTTTGCTCCTCcaatagatatttattatttcatcctgatttcccattttattatCCAATGGCTTGAATTAGTCcatatcagatttttaaattaagatagaaaactttcaatattttttaatcctGGTGGTCAAAAAGTCTCAAATCTAATTTCAAGTATAATGCATATGCTTTTGTCATATTTCATCCCATATCTgaatttttgctgctgctgctaagtcacttcagtcatgtccgactctgtgtgaccccatagatggcagcccaccaggctctgcagtccctgggattctccaggcaagaacactggagtgaattttCACTCAGGTATAATTATCCAGGAATAGTTAGATCATTATGTTCTTTTAGGTTTTTATCATATAACTCAAAGTACATAAAAGTCAAGGttcttgtaaagcaattatcctttaattaaaaataaataaattttaaaaatcaaggtttTGATATTTAATATATTGGGGAAATACTTGATTAAACAATTTTTAAGGAAGGTTTTCTTTACTGCAGAACTTTTAGTAGTGCATAGTATATGACTATGTTTTGTGAGtgccaacaaataaataaatatagaacaTGTTGAACGTGTTTCACATCCAATTAAcagttgaatatattttcattaaaaattaatgaatattatgttccaaaaatccatgctttggaaATAATACTTCCTGGtattgaatgaataatgaatgagTTTGGATCTCTATGCCTTATTATCAATGTGGTGTAAAGTAagctatttaataaaattattgagatccaaccagtccattctgaaggagatcagccctgggatttctttggaaggaacgatgctaaagctgaaactccagtatgttggccacctcatgcgaagagttgactcattggaaaagactctgatgctgggagggattgggggcaggaggagaaggggacgatggaggatgagatggctggatggcatcactgactcgatggatgtgagtctgagcgaactctgggagttggtgatggacagggaggcctggtgtgctgcgattcatggggtccaaagagtcggacatgactgagcgactgatctgatctgatctgatctgatgtaagtTATTAATAGCAATTCAAATACTGCAAACCATGTTACAAAATACCTTTGATTATGTCCATGTTACCAAAGCACAAGATGTAAAAAAGAATGACTAGACACTTTTTACCACCTTAAGCTGTGGTTTCATGTCTCTTAGCTTCACATAAAGCCCTTCCTCAGATGTAGTTATGggaattaaataagaaaacatgtGAAAGCCATGTTGTATACCATAGGTACTCTCTGAAAAGTTGCTTTATATTCAAAGTAAAACTAATAGGGAAAATAGAGATAAGACTATCTGTTGATACACAGGACAAACAGCTTTTGGCTAAAGTCACTTTTTGTATCTTTGCTGTTTTGGGTTTCGTTTTGTTAACTTTGCATTGACTAACTTTCTTTAATGATGAGTttcttatttcattgatttcatatttcttttttgcttgaGTGTcaatttctcagtcatgtctgactctttccaaccccatggactatagaccgccaggttcttctgtccatgaaattctccagacaacagtactggagtggaatccCCTTCTGCAGGCAATCTTTCGGACCCACAGATCAAACacaagtctcccacattacaggcaaattctttactatctgagtcaccaaggatcACTTAATAAACAGCAATTTTCCTCTATACTGACTTATAACAGCACTTTTCTTTTGCTATAAATTcaggtatataaaataaattaatctttgAGTTTCAAGATTAGCTTTGGTAATAAATGACTGTTCTTTCCCTcagatttaacaaaattcaacagttTGCAAGAATTCGTTTTAGTTCTTAAAgaatttctttgaatatattatttcttttatttatatagttATGTGAAATTTTAAGCACAGCTACTTGAGGAAATATGGACTAAGCCCACTGATTCTTTCAAGAGAGTTAGTTGACTTGTATtgagacagttctatttccaatgaTGAGAATAGATTTGAGGCAGGtgatttttcttccccttccatTCACAGCATGTACTGAGAGTTGGTGTTTTTGATACGTGGAAAGGCATTTATAATTCCTTTGTTAGAACACATAAATGCAACACCTACCTGGTGCCAAAAGGAAGTCTGTTCCTctctcttagtttcctgacctgtGTTTATATTTGGCTCTGGGCCTTTGGAGGATGTGATCACCGGGGATTCTGTCAATACTGAGTTTCATCAAAACGGCTAACAAGAGGCATGGGAGAAGTAAGGTCTCAGCACTATGTTTCCAAATTACAGCAGTTCATGGATTTGGCTTTTTTCTCAGGGAAAATTGTTGTATATGTTCTTGTATATGTTGTATATgttctatatacatatacatatacgtatgtatatgtatatagaacatatatgtatatgttctaACTAATAGGAGGCTCTACATGggaaagtgcttccctggtgattcagtggaaaaaaaatctgcctgcaatacaggagaagagggttcgatccttgggtcaggaagatcttctggggaaggaaatggcagcccactccagtattcttgcctgagaaatctcacagacagaggagcctggtgggctacagtccatggggtcacaaaagagttggacatgacttaataactaaacaacaacaaggagggaaaaccaaattattaaaaatgaactcCATGGTGTTTATAATTATGATTTACATGGcctaattatatatatgtgtgtgtgtgtgtgtgtgtgttttaaagcaTGCTAAGTTCCATTTTTTGATGACCACGTGTTTCTGTTGTggtagttgttgttcagccactagccatgttcgactctttgtggccccatggactgtagccctccatgggatttcctaggcaagaatactggagtggattgtcatttacttttctgagggatcttcctgatccagtgaacacatgtctcctgcattgcaggtggattcttgacctctgagccaccagaaaaagaGCCATAGTGGTACTATGcttgtgtgcatgccaagtcacttcagttgtgtccaactctttgcaaccctattgatTGTATCCCTCCAgccccctctgttcatgggataagccaggcaagaatatgagagtgggttgccatgccctcttccacgggatcttcatgacccaggaattgaacccatgtctcttacatctcctgcattggcaggtgagttcttcacactaccaccacctgggaaggccaaagAAACCTCAAATCTTAGGAACACAAATTGATTGCACTGACTTGAGGGTCTCCTACTATCAAAGATGACCACAATGCCAGTTTGCCATGGCTAGTCCAGATGCTGCCAGTAACTTATTTTTGTAATGATTTGGACCATTTCCAAATTGCAGACTCTATGTTTAcacatatgaaataaaattagcaCATATTTGATAGAGGTTCTCTGAGTGCTGAGAGGGAATTATGTGATATAAACATCATCTGAGCCGTGATTTCTTTCAATATGGATATTAAACAGTAATCAGTTTTATGTATGAAGTGCAGGGTTTAGAGCTACAAGTGCTcattctcaatttttttcctgatattttacATGACAATTGATAGAGTACTAACAAATATTTCATTGGTGAAGTCCTCATTGATTTCTCATTGACTAATTGTATTTGTCATTTAAAGACATTTAGAATATGCTTAACTCGGTTTATTTACTTTCAGGatatacactaatatatatatatatatatatatatatatatatatatatatatatttagtttgttACTAATTTTTGTTATGTTCCTAATTTTTCAATCTAATAATATGAACTACAAATCTGCGACAGACTCGCCATTTGTCTGAGAATTCTAAGACAGAGATTTATTTTCCTCCCTTAAGCAGCCAGTTTCTTTTTATAGTATAATATAGTAGctcttcactggagaagggaatgacaaaccacttcaatattcttgctttgagaaccccatgaacagtatgaaaaggtaaaaagataggacactgaaagaggaactccccaggtcagtaggtgcccaatatgctcctggagatcagtggagaaataactccagaaagaatgaagggctggatccaaagcaaaaacaataccaagttgtggatgtgactggtgatagaagcaaggtccaatgctgtaaagagcaatatggcatcggaacctggaatgtcaggtccatgaatcaaggcaaattggaagtggtcaaacaggagatgacaagagtgaactcactgcagacggtgactgcagccatgaaattaaaagacgcttagtccttggaaggaaagttatgaccaacctagacagcatgttaaaaagcagagacattactttgccaacaaaggtccgtctagtcaaggctatggttttttcagtagtcatgtatggatgtgagagtcggactatagagaaagctgtgCACTGAAGAACTGCACGCtgaatcttttgaactgtggtgttggagggaaaagactcttgagagtccctttgattgcaaagagatccaaccagtccaccctaaattaaatcagtcctgaatattcactggaaggactgatgctgaagctggaactccaatactttggccacctgatgacaagggctgactcattggaaaagaccctgatgctggaaaagattgaaggcaggaggagaagcggacgacagaggatgagatggttggatggcatcactgactcaatggacatgagtttgagtagactctgggagttggtgatgaacagggaggcctggtgtgctgcagtcgcaaagagttggacacaactgagtgactgaactgaactgatagaagttcttgggctacccaggtggtaaagaatcacctgccagtgcaggagatgcaagaaaagCAGATTCAGTGTAAGTCAgaaagatcatctggaggagaaaatggcaacccgctccagtattcttgcctggagaatccatcggcagaggagcctggtgggctatagtccatggcgtagtgaagagtcagacaaaactgaagcaaattagcacagcacacagaacaTACtataacagaatttaaaaaatagaaataaaaatttatttttctgagtttaaTAATCTTATGTGTATACTATTCCTGTGTTCCATACTCTAtatacaagatattgaatgttcTTGAGAAATTGTgaagaattatataaaattaggcttaaatattaccattattttattttattctgaaaattaatttcatcCAAATCCATTTGCATGAAGtctcataccaaaaaaaaaaaaaaaaaagtttaaatgtagCGACATAGGAGTCAATatcaaattatatattaaatgattTGGGAAAATTGTCAATGTCTAtacaaatggacttccctggtggctcaaaaggtaaagcgtctacctacaatgctggagacctgtgttcaatccctaggtcaggaagatctcctggagaaggaaatggcaacccactccagtattcttgtctggaaaatcccatggatggaagatcctggtaggctacagtccatggggtcgtgaagagtagtgtccgactgagagacttcactttcatacaattGTTATATGCTCTTTTTGATAGTAGTTGTGGTATTATTTCAGTCTAAAAAGTAAACTTGCAAATGAATTTCTTCGCAAGAATGGCTAATATAATAAGCATTTCAACTTGCTACCTTCTCAAGTAGTGGAactatttacatattattttaattgaaactgagaaaaaaattaaaaacatgacaatatttattgagctttcaGCTTTCTCATTGTGCTCTTTAGCCTACTTGCCACTAGTTATTTCAGTATTTAGAAAATTAACTATgattttttataaatgaaagtattctttagaaaactgtttctgttttccaGTTAGTCCAATTTATAGCAATTTAGGGAAAGGAGATCACTATGGGACAATCAGTATTTACAGGCCTCATTTTATCATTATGCATCTGCACAtaaaatttgggttttttttttttccttatcttgtAAAGTTTTTAACTGAGATGTAACATGTGCTGTGCTCACttggtaagtcgtgtctgactctgcaacttcatggactgtagcctgccaggctcctctgaccatggggattctccagacaagcatactggagtgggtagccatttccttctccaagaattaacatatacatgcacgtcagttcagttcaattcagttcagtcgcgcagtcacgtccaactctttgcgaccccatgaatcgcagcacaccaggcctccctgtccatcaccaactcccggagttcactcagactcacatccatcgagtcagtgatgccatccagccatctcatcctctgtcgtccccttctcctcctgcccccaatccctcccagcatcagagtcttttccaatgagtcaactcttcgcatgaggtggccaaagtactggagtttcagctttagcatcattccttccaaagaaatctcagggctgatctccttcagaatggactggttggatctccttgcagtccaagggactctcaagagtcttctccaacaccacggttcaaaagtatcaattcttcagcactcagccttcttcacagtccaactctcacatccatacatgaccacaggaaaagccatagccttgactagacggacctttgttggcaaagtaatgtctctgcttttgaatatgctatctaggttggtcataactttccttccaaggagtaagtgtcttttaattccatggctgcagtcaccatctgtagtgattttggagcccagaaaaataaagtctgacactgtttccactgtttcctcatctatttcccatgaaatggtgggaccagatgccatgatcttagttttctaaatgttgagctttaagccaactttttcactctcttctttcactttcatcaagaggcttttgagttcctcttcactttctgccataagggtggtgtcatctgcatatctgaggttattgatatttctcccggcaatcttgattccagcttgtgtttcttccagtccagcgtttctcatgatgtactctgtttataagttaaataagcagggtaacaatatatagccttgacgtactacttttcctatttggaaccagtctgttgttccatgtccagttctaactgttgcttcctgacctgcatatagatttctctagaggcagatcaggtggtctggtattcccaccactttcagaattttccacagtttattgtgatccacacagtcaaaggctttggcatagtcaataaagcagaaataaatgtttttctggaactctgttgctttttgatgatccagcggatcttggcaatttgaaatctggttcctcttccttttctaaaacaagcttgaacatcaggaagttcacagttcacgtgttgctgaagcctggcttggagagttttgagcattactttactagcgtgtgagatgagtgcaattgttcggtagtttgagcattgtttggcattgcctttctttgggattggaatgaaaactaaccttttccagtcctgtggccactgctgtgttttccaaatttgtgggcgtattgagtgcagcactttcacagcatcatctttcaggatttgaaatagctcaactggaattccatcacctccactagctttgttcgtagtgatgctttctaaggcccacttgacttcacattccaggatgtctggctctaggtcagtgatcacaccatcgtgattatctgggtcatgaagatcatttttgtacggttcctctttgtattcttgccacctcttcttaatatcttctgcttttgttaggtccacaccatttctgtcctttattgagcccatatttgcatgaaatgttcccttggtacctctaattttcttgaagagatctctagtctttcccattctgttgttttcctctatttctttgaattgatcactgaggaaggctttcttaactcttcttgctattctttggaactctgcattcagatgcttatatctttccttttctcttttactttttgcttctcttcttttcacagctatttgtaaggcctccccagacagccattttgcttttttgcatttcttttccatggggatggtcttgatccctgtatcctgtacaatgtcatgaacctcagtccttAGTTCATCAGGtgctctatctgtcagatctaagcccttaaatctatttctcactttcactgtatagtcataaaggatggtttcccctagtttcttcaatttaagtctgaatttgcaatatGGAGttttgatctgagccacagtcagctcccggtcttgtttttgctgactgtatagagcttctccatctttggctgcaaagaatataatcaatcttatttcagtgttgaccatctggtgatgtccatgtgtagagtcttctcttgtgttgttggaagagggtgtttgttatgaccagtgcattttcttggcaaaacttattaatctttgccctgcttccttccatattccaaggccaaa belongs to Bos indicus x Bos taurus breed Angus x Brahman F1 hybrid chromosome 15, Bos_hybrid_MaternalHap_v2.0, whole genome shotgun sequence and includes:
- the LOC113904600 gene encoding olfactory receptor 1052-like, whose translation is MADSNVSGITEFILLGLTDNPELNTVLFVVFLLIYLITVLGNVWIITIILVSDQLHSPKYFFLSQLAFLDFCYSSVFIPKLLVNYVAGQKVISYSGCLLQYSFVSLFLTTECFLLAAMAYDRYLAICRPLHYKGLMTPTFCIHLVTASYLLGCANSLTHLSGLLSLSFCGHNVINHYFCDIPLLFQLACSDTHYSEALFTILSGATSVATFLMVVSSYLGILLTVLKTRSLRSRYKAFSTCASHLTIVSVFYGTVIFTYLGTSSSYPDEKAKILSVFYTLLLPILNLLIYGIRNTEAKEAMKRIIMRKIFAQ